A section of the Oryza sativa Japonica Group chromosome 1, ASM3414082v1 genome encodes:
- the LOC4324655 gene encoding serine O-acetyltransferase 1, translating to MTAGQPLRDDPQPRRHSPPALHPAVVPAYPPPESDADESWVWSQIKAEARRDADAEPALASFLYATVLSHPSLDRSLAFHLANKLCSSTLLSTLLYDLFVASLAAHPTLRAAVVADLLAARSRDPACVGFSHCLLNYKGFLAIQAQRVAHVLWAQDRRALALALQSRVAEVFAVDIHPAAAIGKGVLLDHATGVVIGETAVIGDNVSILHHVTLGGTGKAVGDRHPKIGDGVLIGAGATILGNVRIGAGAKIGAGSLVLIDVPPRTTAVGNPARLLGGKKGDDMPGESMDHTSFIQQWSDYSI from the coding sequence atgactGCGGGCCAGCCTCTCCGGGACGATCCCcagccacgccggcacagcccgCCGGCGCTCCACCCGGCCGTCGTGCCGGCGTACCCGCCCCCGGAGTCGGACGCCGACGAGTCGTGGGTCTGGTCCCAGATCAAGGCCGAGGCGCgccgcgacgccgacgccgagccggCGCTCGCGTCGTTCCTCTACGCCACCGTGCTCTCCCACCCCTCCCTCGACCGCTCGCTCGCCTTCCACCTCGCCAACAAGCTCTGCTCCTCCACGCTGCTCTCCACGCTCCTCTACGACCTCttcgtcgcctccctcgccgcgcaccccaccctccgcgccgccgtcgtcgccgacctcctcgccgcgcgctcCAGGGACCCCGCCTGCGTCGGCTTCTCCCACTGCCTCCTCAACTACAAGGGCTTCCTCGCCATCCAGGCCCAGCGCGTCGCGCACGTGCTCTGGGCGCAGGACCGCCGCGCCCTCGCGCTCGCGCTCCAGTCCCGCGTCGCCGAGGTGTTCGCCGTCGAcatccaccccgccgccgcgatcGGCAAGGGCGTCCTCCTCGACCACGCCACGGGCGTCGTCATCGGAGAGACCGCCGTCATCGGCGACAACGTCTCCATCCTCCACCACGTCACGCTGGGCGGGACAGGCAAGGCCGTGGGCGACCGGCACCCCAAGATCGGCGACGGCGTCCTCATTGGCGCCGGCGCGACGATCCTCGGCAATGTCAGGATCGGCGCCGGGGCCAAGATCGGGGCCGGGTCGCTGGTGCTCATCGACGTGCCGCCGAGGACCACGGCGGTGGGGAATCCGGCGAGGCTGCTCGGCGGGAAGAAGGGCGACGACATGCCGGGTGAATCCATGGACCACACCTCCTTCATCCAGCAATGGTCGGACTACAGCATCTGA
- the LOC4324656 gene encoding putative disease resistance RPP13-like protein 1 isoform X1: MLGRVAVADAAAGGRADADLSRGLLVRRPGHHTPPYGRRSHRGGVRAGLGCGTLLRGAARPRPYSLACGCRSSCSFSLPICHSDFKLNMRSRHQRLFLYLCFNQAPVQNEVKDTASKQIEVCKEGWVTDMETFLPAILSDLLGRSISYLVQRYRQQSTVQDDLEKLRLALVRVHVTVEEAEARHITNKAMLRQLDVLREAMYSGYHMLDALTYRAHADGASFSFAPSRLNAAKRLRLLAADEGAAELRRTVDSLGRTIADMREFVVFLKGYPRISTQPYSMHLLLDKLMFGRQKEVEQVVGFLLQPDVCGAGAGAGAGVLHIVGVARVGKSTLVEHVCHDERVRGRFSSIVCLSREDLEDMGDHRALTVKHGSHASHGSSLVVVDLAEDEEPVGDGAWRRLRSSAMCRARGSRIIVTSRSPETVRGIPAARAIELKFLRDDVYWYFFKVLAFGSANPDDHPRLASIAMDISAEQKGGFIGATIASSLMRANPDAHYWTLILKNMREYTRKHRAMFGKHPHDLLRNNHPVYLWRLAESSKIFLCHGFYTACPAKQEIPRVTFQEVLSGRVTPRGRFEVLAWTSQIPPCRSYLMSCSLDTPPGPHRVLDRKKRLRQLVT; encoded by the exons atgctCGGCCGCGTGGCGGTCGCGGATGCTgccgcgggcgggcgggcggacgCGGACCTCTCGCGTGGGCTTCTCGTGCGGCGCCCTGGACATCACACCCCGCCGTAcggccgccgctcccaccgcggTGGCGTGCGCGCGGGCCTTGGGTGCGGCACACTGCTccgcggcgccgcgcggccgcgTCCGTACTCTCTAGCCTGCGG ATGCAGGTCAAGCTGCTCCTTTTCCTTGCCAATCTGTCATTCTGATTTCAAGTTGAACATGAGATCAAGGCACCAAAGACTCTTCTTATACCTTTGTTTCAATCAAGCACCGGTACAGAATGAAGTGAAGGATACTGCTTCAAAACAAATCGAAGTGTGTAAGGAAG GTTGGGTGACCGACATGGAGACATTCCTGCCAGCGATCTTGAGCGACCTCCTCGGCAGGTCCATCTCTTACCTGGTGCAGCGATACCGGCAGCAGAGCACGGTGCAGGACGACCTCGAGAAGCTGCGCCTCGCGCTGGTCAGGGTGCACGTCAccgtcgaggaggccgaggcgcgGCACATCACCAACAAGGCCATGCTCCGGCAGCTCGACGTGCTCAGGGAGGCCATGTACAGCGGCTACCACATGCTCGACGCCCTCACGTACCGAGCCCACGCGGACGGGGCGTCGTTCTCGTTCGCGCCGTCCAGGCTCAACGCCGCCaagcgcctccgcctcctcgccgccgacgagggcgCCGCGGAGCTGCGCCGCACGGTCGACAGCCTCGGGCGGACGATCGCCGACATGAGGGAGTTCGTCGTCTTCCTCAAGGGCTACCCTCGCATCAGTACTCAGCCTTACAGCATGCACCTGCTCCTCGACAAGCTGATGTTCGGCCGGCAGAAGGAGGTGGAGCAGGTCGTTGGATTCCTGCTGCAGCCGGACGTCTgcggcgctggcgccggcgccggcgccggcgtgctgCACATAGTTGGCGTCGCGAGGGTCGGGAAGAGCACCCTCGTCGAACACGTCTGCCACGACGAGAGGGTCCGCGGCCGATTCTCCTCCATCGTGTGCTTGAGCCGAGAAGACCTTGAGGACATGGGAGACCATCGTGCTCTGACCGTCAAGCACGGCAGCCATGCCTCCCACGGGAgctcgctcgtcgtcgtcgacctagCCGAGGACGAGGAGCCCGTGGGCGACGGGGcatggaggcggctgcggtCGTCGGCGATGTGCAGGGCGCGGGGGAGCAGGATCATCGTGACGAGCAGGTCGCCGGAGACGGTCcgtggcatcccggcggcgcgcgccatCGAGCTCAAGTTCCTCCGCGACGACGTCTACTGGTACTTCTTCAAGGTGCTCGCGTTCGGCAGCGCGAACCCGGACGACCACCCGAGGCTGGCGTCCATCGCCATGGACATCTCCGCGGAGCAGAAGGGCGGCTTCATAGGCGCCACCATCGCCAGCAGCCTGATGAGGGCCAACCCGGACGCGCACTACTGGACCCTCATCCTCAAGAACATGAGGGAGTACACGCGGAAGCACCGCGCCATGTTCGGCAAGCACCCGCACGACCTGCTGCGGAACAACCACCCGGTGTACCTGTGGAGGCTGGCCGAGAGCTCCAAGATCTTCCTGTGCCACGGCTTCTACACCGCGTGCCCCGCCAAGCAGGAGATCCCCAGGGTGACGTTCCAGGAGGTGCTGTCCGGTAGGGTGACGCCCCGCGGGAGGTTCGAGGTCCTGGCGTGGACGTCGCAGATACCCCCTTGCCGGAGCTACCTGATGAGCTGCTCGCTGGACACGCCGCCTGGTCCGCACCGTGTCCTTGATAGGAAGAAGCGTCTTAGGCAGCTGGTTACATGA
- the LOC4324656 gene encoding putative disease resistance RPP13-like protein 1 isoform X2 translates to MLGRVAVADAAAGGRADADLSRGLLVRRPGHHTPPYGRRSHRGGVRAGLGCGTLLRGAARPRPYSLACGSSCSFSLPICHSDFKLNMRSRHQRLFLYLCFNQAPVQNEVKDTASKQIEVCKEGWVTDMETFLPAILSDLLGRSISYLVQRYRQQSTVQDDLEKLRLALVRVHVTVEEAEARHITNKAMLRQLDVLREAMYSGYHMLDALTYRAHADGASFSFAPSRLNAAKRLRLLAADEGAAELRRTVDSLGRTIADMREFVVFLKGYPRISTQPYSMHLLLDKLMFGRQKEVEQVVGFLLQPDVCGAGAGAGAGVLHIVGVARVGKSTLVEHVCHDERVRGRFSSIVCLSREDLEDMGDHRALTVKHGSHASHGSSLVVVDLAEDEEPVGDGAWRRLRSSAMCRARGSRIIVTSRSPETVRGIPAARAIELKFLRDDVYWYFFKVLAFGSANPDDHPRLASIAMDISAEQKGGFIGATIASSLMRANPDAHYWTLILKNMREYTRKHRAMFGKHPHDLLRNNHPVYLWRLAESSKIFLCHGFYTACPAKQEIPRVTFQEVLSGRVTPRGRFEVLAWTSQIPPCRSYLMSCSLDTPPGPHRVLDRKKRLRQLVT, encoded by the exons atgctCGGCCGCGTGGCGGTCGCGGATGCTgccgcgggcgggcgggcggacgCGGACCTCTCGCGTGGGCTTCTCGTGCGGCGCCCTGGACATCACACCCCGCCGTAcggccgccgctcccaccgcggTGGCGTGCGCGCGGGCCTTGGGTGCGGCACACTGCTccgcggcgccgcgcggccgcgTCCGTACTCTCTAGCCTGCGG GTCAAGCTGCTCCTTTTCCTTGCCAATCTGTCATTCTGATTTCAAGTTGAACATGAGATCAAGGCACCAAAGACTCTTCTTATACCTTTGTTTCAATCAAGCACCGGTACAGAATGAAGTGAAGGATACTGCTTCAAAACAAATCGAAGTGTGTAAGGAAG GTTGGGTGACCGACATGGAGACATTCCTGCCAGCGATCTTGAGCGACCTCCTCGGCAGGTCCATCTCTTACCTGGTGCAGCGATACCGGCAGCAGAGCACGGTGCAGGACGACCTCGAGAAGCTGCGCCTCGCGCTGGTCAGGGTGCACGTCAccgtcgaggaggccgaggcgcgGCACATCACCAACAAGGCCATGCTCCGGCAGCTCGACGTGCTCAGGGAGGCCATGTACAGCGGCTACCACATGCTCGACGCCCTCACGTACCGAGCCCACGCGGACGGGGCGTCGTTCTCGTTCGCGCCGTCCAGGCTCAACGCCGCCaagcgcctccgcctcctcgccgccgacgagggcgCCGCGGAGCTGCGCCGCACGGTCGACAGCCTCGGGCGGACGATCGCCGACATGAGGGAGTTCGTCGTCTTCCTCAAGGGCTACCCTCGCATCAGTACTCAGCCTTACAGCATGCACCTGCTCCTCGACAAGCTGATGTTCGGCCGGCAGAAGGAGGTGGAGCAGGTCGTTGGATTCCTGCTGCAGCCGGACGTCTgcggcgctggcgccggcgccggcgccggcgtgctgCACATAGTTGGCGTCGCGAGGGTCGGGAAGAGCACCCTCGTCGAACACGTCTGCCACGACGAGAGGGTCCGCGGCCGATTCTCCTCCATCGTGTGCTTGAGCCGAGAAGACCTTGAGGACATGGGAGACCATCGTGCTCTGACCGTCAAGCACGGCAGCCATGCCTCCCACGGGAgctcgctcgtcgtcgtcgacctagCCGAGGACGAGGAGCCCGTGGGCGACGGGGcatggaggcggctgcggtCGTCGGCGATGTGCAGGGCGCGGGGGAGCAGGATCATCGTGACGAGCAGGTCGCCGGAGACGGTCcgtggcatcccggcggcgcgcgccatCGAGCTCAAGTTCCTCCGCGACGACGTCTACTGGTACTTCTTCAAGGTGCTCGCGTTCGGCAGCGCGAACCCGGACGACCACCCGAGGCTGGCGTCCATCGCCATGGACATCTCCGCGGAGCAGAAGGGCGGCTTCATAGGCGCCACCATCGCCAGCAGCCTGATGAGGGCCAACCCGGACGCGCACTACTGGACCCTCATCCTCAAGAACATGAGGGAGTACACGCGGAAGCACCGCGCCATGTTCGGCAAGCACCCGCACGACCTGCTGCGGAACAACCACCCGGTGTACCTGTGGAGGCTGGCCGAGAGCTCCAAGATCTTCCTGTGCCACGGCTTCTACACCGCGTGCCCCGCCAAGCAGGAGATCCCCAGGGTGACGTTCCAGGAGGTGCTGTCCGGTAGGGTGACGCCCCGCGGGAGGTTCGAGGTCCTGGCGTGGACGTCGCAGATACCCCCTTGCCGGAGCTACCTGATGAGCTGCTCGCTGGACACGCCGCCTGGTCCGCACCGTGTCCTTGATAGGAAGAAGCGTCTTAGGCAGCTGGTTACATGA
- the LOC9266457 gene encoding disease resistance protein RGA2 has protein sequence MEVLLSAVLGDLVSRSISFLVDKYYQQKMGMGVDLQCLRHLLLRIEATVLEVEGRHITNRAMLQQLQMLREGMYKGYYLVDTIKNGVLQHEMVNDEVGDHSFSFPKLRPTKRLCFSTRTFTMAFQGEDRKEVGEMLCSLLSITDDMKEFLVFLKGYPHIHRQPYSQHLILEKCMFGRQAEIERITNFLLRESLGAESLGVLPIIGPARVGKSTLVEHICYDERVRSFFSSIVFCSGSDIGSKSFADLRDSGIVKHQSCVAHERSLIIIEFIDDGDVDEENWRRLYSSRSCIPHGSKIIITSRSERFRNVGTTQPLELSLLPQEAHWYFFKVLAFGSTNPVEHPFLESAAMEMAAEYRCFVAANFVASLFRANFCTQFWHLFLRCHRNIVEKHVILFGEHPYTLVQKNHGIYLVENFRDPKFILVNGYKTCLRDDDPKVMLHEVHTGTSKAHGKFEVLVWRSRIPPYHEFVMSCEAQAQQHIIFKRKRFLA, from the coding sequence ATGGAGGTGCTCCTGTCTGCAGTTCTTGGTGATCTTGTGAGTAGATCCATATCCTTCTTAGTTGACAAATACTACCAGCAGAAGATGGGCATGGGGGTGGATCTGCAATGCCTGCGCCACTTGCTGCTGCGGATCGAGGCAACTGTCCTGGAGGTCGAGGGGCGGCACATCACAAATCGAGCGATGCTCCAGCAGCTTCAGATGCTAAGAGAAGGCATGTACAAGGGATACTACTTGGTTGATACTATCAAGAATGGAGTGCTTCAGCATGAGATGGTCAATGATGAGGTTGGTGATCACTCATTTTCCTTTCCCAAACTCAGACCTACCAAGCGGTTGTGTTTCTCCACTAGGACGTTCACCATGGCTTTTCAAGGTGAGGATAGGAAGGAGGTGGGAGAGATGCTTTGTAGCCTACTGAGTATCACTGACGATATGAAAGagtttcttgttttcttgaaGGGATATCCTCACATACACCGCCAACCTTATAGCCAACATTTAATTTTGGAAAAATGCATGTTTGGTCGCCAAGCAGAAATAGAGAGGATTACCAATTTCTTGTTGCGAGAATCTCTTGGGGCAGAAAGTTTGGGAGTTCTTCCAATAATAGGTCCAGCAAGAGTTGGGAAAAGTACTCTTGTTGAGCATATTTGCTATGATGAGAGGGTACGCAGTTTTTTCTCTTCTATTGTTTTCTGTAGTGGAAGTGATATCGGAAGCAAAAGCTTTGCTGATCTCAGAGATAGTGGCATAGTCAAGCATCAAAGTTGTGTTGCACATGAACGGTCACTTATCATCATCGAATTTATTGATGATGGCGATGTAGATGAGGAAAACTGGAGAAGATTGTACTCTTCAAGAAGCTGCATACCACATGGGAGTAAAATTATTATTACAAGTAGATCTGAAAGGTTCAGGAATGTTGGAACAACTCAACCTCTTGAGCTAAGTTTGTTGCCTCAGGAGGCCCATTGGTACTTCTTCAAGGTGCTTGCCTTTGGAAGCACAAACCCTGTGGAGCACCCATTTCTAGAATCAGCAGCTATGGAAATGGCAGCAGAGTACAGATGTTTTGTAGCTGCTAATTTCGTTGCTTCATTATTCAGAGCTAATTTTTGCACCCAGTTTTGGCATTTGTTCCTTAGATGTCACAGAAACATCGTTGAGAAACATGTCATTCTATTTGGTGAACATCCATACACTCTTGTTCAAAAAAATCACGGTATATATCTTGTTGAAAATTTTAGGGATCCAAAATTCATTCTAGTCAATGGCTATAAAACATGTCTCAGGGATGATGATCCTAAGGTAATGCTACATGAAGTCCATACTGGAACTTCTAAAGCTCATGGAAAATTTGAGGTCCTAGTATGGAGATCACGCATACCTCCCTACCATGAGTTCGTAATGAGTTGTGAAGCACAAGCACAGCAGCATATAATATTCAAGAGGAAGCGGTTTTTGGCATAG